A portion of the Candidatus Zixiibacteriota bacterium genome contains these proteins:
- a CDS encoding SMC family ATPase gives MQLHSLKIRNYRVLRKVDLEFGDAVIGIIGNNGVGKSSIVEAISWALYGHQAARSARDEIKSSYAAASDNCEVTLDFSIKGESYRVTRSLIGKRERPEVQLFRGEASESVGVTETRRYVGELLGLDWRGFLTSFLARQQELNALSDLPPARRRDHLAGMLGIERLDRVVARVKEEARLDREKAELLAPRLLDCDRISARIAELSLERSNLTRTVAELDAERSQSEKALRQTTIQYTKLQETRSVWSQLTAQMAAMETSHRQLRQRLVQLRAEADRLSGQAGEADSLKGRITELPVLKRCLDDLRATRGQLDLHQQLTTQLSELVTERKDLRQSLTMIRIESGSLKKELDGVPSDIEGQSDRVGQKLEEAREEYSRCRGQGVAVTEQISKLRMQMEQIANLGPDSTCDRCLRPLGDDLPSIRKHLNEEMGRLAQQDNEASQQLNTLKAEGALLKEESTRLQASETRQRELQIKQESLAKNDSELVRREEEISQRLADVTSRLDKVGPVEYDPEQFSRVEKQVSSLEDDEKSLNQLLGALARKPAVEKEIGDIKASIVRLDHELADSKEERESLDFSDKRFEESRSKFEEAQAKLEKVRGEFVAGSTKLEVMAKELESQGERLDDLNKIREQVDQLRDDQYYEQKLGSLFGEFREYLVSRIRPTLADFSSRLISEMTDGRYSMVELDDKYNLRLLDASQFYGIDRFSGGEKDLANLCLRLAISLALTESAGLDRSFIILDEVFGSQDSNRKELILSALCNLKQRFPQIILITHIEDIRDQVETLIEVVPDGDGWSRVEVHGHG, from the coding sequence ATGCAACTTCATTCGCTAAAAATTCGGAATTATCGGGTACTTCGGAAGGTCGATCTTGAGTTTGGTGATGCTGTTATTGGTATCATCGGCAACAATGGGGTCGGTAAATCTTCAATTGTGGAGGCCATTTCATGGGCGCTTTATGGCCACCAGGCAGCCCGATCAGCCCGCGATGAGATCAAATCCAGCTATGCTGCAGCCAGCGATAATTGCGAGGTGACGCTGGATTTCTCCATCAAGGGAGAGTCCTATAGGGTAACTCGAAGCCTGATAGGAAAGCGAGAGAGGCCGGAAGTGCAGTTATTTCGGGGGGAGGCTTCGGAATCGGTGGGGGTAACTGAGACTCGACGATATGTCGGGGAACTTCTGGGGTTGGATTGGAGAGGTTTTTTGACCTCTTTTCTGGCCCGACAGCAGGAACTTAACGCCCTTTCTGACCTGCCACCGGCTCGGCGGAGAGACCATCTGGCTGGAATGCTCGGTATCGAAAGGCTGGATCGGGTAGTTGCGCGGGTCAAAGAGGAAGCACGCCTGGATCGGGAAAAGGCAGAGTTGCTGGCCCCGCGACTGCTGGATTGTGACCGGATCTCGGCCCGGATAGCTGAACTCAGCTTGGAAAGATCCAATCTGACTCGGACCGTTGCAGAATTAGATGCTGAGCGCAGTCAATCCGAAAAGGCGTTACGACAAACCACTATACAATACACCAAACTACAAGAGACGCGGTCTGTGTGGAGTCAGTTGACAGCTCAGATGGCGGCGATGGAGACATCTCACCGTCAGTTGCGGCAGCGGTTGGTACAATTGCGTGCTGAAGCAGATCGTCTGTCCGGACAAGCCGGCGAAGCTGATAGTCTTAAGGGGAGGATTACGGAACTTCCGGTATTGAAACGGTGTCTTGATGATCTTAGGGCCACCCGAGGGCAGCTTGATCTTCACCAGCAGTTGACCACTCAATTGAGTGAGCTGGTTACTGAACGCAAGGATTTACGGCAGAGCCTGACTATGATCAGGATCGAATCCGGGTCGTTGAAGAAAGAGTTGGACGGAGTTCCTTCTGATATTGAGGGACAATCCGACCGGGTAGGTCAGAAACTTGAGGAGGCTCGTGAAGAATACTCCCGGTGTCGGGGTCAGGGAGTAGCCGTGACAGAGCAGATATCTAAGTTAAGGATGCAAATGGAGCAGATTGCCAATTTGGGGCCGGACTCTACCTGTGATCGCTGTTTGCGTCCGCTTGGAGACGATCTGCCGAGCATCCGAAAGCACCTCAATGAGGAGATGGGACGACTCGCTCAACAGGATAATGAAGCCTCCCAACAGTTGAACACACTCAAGGCTGAGGGAGCTCTTTTGAAGGAAGAGTCGACCCGTCTTCAGGCCAGCGAGACTCGACAGCGGGAACTGCAGATCAAACAAGAATCACTCGCTAAGAACGATAGTGAGCTTGTTCGGCGGGAAGAAGAAATCTCGCAGAGATTAGCTGATGTTACCAGTCGTTTGGATAAGGTCGGGCCGGTTGAATATGACCCTGAGCAGTTCTCCCGGGTGGAAAAGCAGGTTTCTTCTCTGGAGGATGATGAGAAGAGTCTCAACCAGTTGTTGGGTGCCCTGGCCAGGAAGCCTGCTGTCGAGAAAGAGATTGGTGATATTAAGGCTAGCATAGTGAGGTTGGATCATGAACTCGCTGATTCTAAGGAGGAACGAGAAAGTCTCGATTTCTCTGATAAGCGTTTCGAGGAATCCAGGTCAAAGTTCGAGGAGGCTCAGGCGAAACTGGAGAAAGTGCGGGGAGAGTTTGTGGCGGGAAGCACTAAACTTGAGGTCATGGCCAAGGAACTTGAATCCCAGGGGGAGCGGCTGGACGATCTCAACAAGATACGCGAGCAGGTCGATCAGTTACGTGATGACCAGTATTATGAGCAGAAGCTCGGTAGTTTGTTTGGGGAGTTTCGGGAGTATCTGGTATCGCGAATTCGTCCGACGCTGGCGGATTTTTCCAGTCGGCTCATTTCTGAAATGACAGATGGCCGCTATTCGATGGTCGAACTCGATGATAAGTATAACCTGCGTTTGCTTGATGCCAGTCAGTTCTATGGGATTGACCGCTTCTCCGGCGGAGAGAAGGATTTGGCCAATCTGTGTCTTCGCCTCGCAATCTCGCTGGCTCTGACCGAGTCGGCTGGTCTGGATCGGTCGTTTATCATTTTGGATGAGGTTTTCGGATCCCAGGATTCTAACCGCAAGGAGCTTATACTAAGTGCTTTGTGCAACCTGAAGCAACGCTTCCCGCA